In Cryptomeria japonica chromosome 10, Sugi_1.0, whole genome shotgun sequence, a genomic segment contains:
- the LOC131073383 gene encoding uncharacterized protein LOC131073383 has product MLKTRIHPSGLGSSQIVASFRNSKPSGYCRFHVGSLSNHLSSTPLHSRKQQCRPLLNKNGMLHNAPKHMSTKVISNAMALEIGMEEEDSKKDFGVSGEFLTAVGLIMGTAVGPGILGLPAATLNAGTLPSTMTILGSWVYVISSILLVAELSCAVMEDKGVDEVSFTGLAMHTLGDNVGILVAVVYAILNYALLVACIAGLGSIVQTWMPFLSTFVACAVLPVIVGGVIGLASFKVIDGVNRVLCALMVTSISALVGVGVFVKRHCIFDSLNHAVWASDVLLPAVPVTVLTLGFHVITPFICKVVGRKPQDARKAITCGGAVPLAMVLAWNAVILGLAHSSTHSRTLDPIKLLLSLNSSAVPAVQLFAFSALGTTLIGYALSFPKQLYDTICLIRTVARKHFKTYLGNFPNKMEAEKIARSCNGAEKVAQRTSTANGSVREASLDDLLEVLEPGRMGFPRQQEIALRDSSSSGYGMKMSAYNEVIGTQHDGNILNRLIYGEDKKFSRHSFGKSLRKRLTYLGINGGSIGSKNETLSTETEQLSSFNLSKSGEALMLCLVLGPPILISTFFPKAFAAALDFAGVYANCFLFGILPPLMAWIYRYNNVRRGKGMGKRRVVLVPGGKGPLAVLFAIAFFLGFRLPS; this is encoded by the exons ATGCTGAAGACAAGGATTCACCCGTCTGGGTTGGGTTCAAGTCAGATTGTAGCATCCTTCAGAAATTCAAAACCATCTGGTTATTGCAGATTTCATGTGGGTTCTCTTTCAAATCATCTGTCATCAACTCCTTTGCACAGCAGGAAACAGCAGTGTAGGCCATTGCTTAATAAAAATGGCATGTTACACAATGCACCAAAGCACATGTCAACCAAAGTTATATCAAATGCCATGGCTTTGGAGATTGGCATGGAGGAAGAAGATTCTAAAAAAGATTTTGGAGTTTCAGGGGAGTTCTTGACTGCAGTGGGATTGATAATGGGCACTGCAGTTGGGCCAGGAATATTGGGTTTGCCTGCAGCAACACTGAATGCTGGTACCCTGCCATCAACTATGACCATTTTGGGGTCATGGGTGTATGTCATTTCATCCATCTTGCTTGTGGCAGAGCTTTCTTGTGCTGTTATGGAAGACAAAGGAGTAGATGAAGTGAGTTTTACTGGCTTAGCAATGCATACATTAGGAGACAATGTGGGAATTCTTGTTGCAGTGGTTTATGCAATTTTGAACTATGCTCTTTTGGTTGCTTGCATTGCAGGCCTGGGTTCTATTGTTCAGACATGGATGCCCTTTCTGTCCACTTTTGTGGCTTGCGCTGTTTTACCTGTTATAGTTGGGGGGGTTATAGGATTAGCATCCTTTAAGGTAATTGATGGTGTGAATAGGGTTTTGTGTGCTCTTATGGTGACATCTATTTCTGCACTTGTAGGAGTGGGGGTATTTGTAAAGAGACATTGTATATTTGATTCTTTGAACCATGCAGTATGGGCATCAGATGTTCTTTTGCCTGCTGTCCCTGTAACTGTGCTCACACTGGGATTTCATGTCATAACGCCTTTTATATGCAAGGTTGTAGGGAGAAAACCTCAGGATGCCCGTAAGGCTATCACCTGTGGTGGGGCTGTGCCTCTTGCAATGGTCTTAGCATGGAATGCAGTTATTTTAGGCCTTGCTCATTCAAGCACCCATTCTAGGACATTGGATCCAATAAAACTTTTGCTGTCTCTGAATTCCTCTGCTGTACCTGCAGTGCAATTATTTGCCTTCTCAGCCCTTGGAACAACACTGATTGGTTATGCCCTCAGTTTTCCTAAGCAGTTGTATGATACCATATGCTTGATTAGAACAGTTGCCCGAAAGCATTTTAAAACATATTTGGGAAACTTTCCCAACAAAATGGAAGCTGAAAAAATAGCGAGAAGTTGCAATGGAGCAGAAAAAGTTGCACAAAGAACCAGTACAGCCAATGGAAGTGTCAGAGAGGCTAGCTTGGATGACCTGCTGGAAGTTCTGGAACCTGGTAGAATGGGTTTCCCTAGACAACAAGAAATAGCTTTGAGAGATTCTTCTAGTAGTGGGTATGGAATGAAAATGTCTGCTTACAACGAGGTGATCGGCACCCAACATGATGGAAATATATTGAACAGACTTATCTATGGAGAGGACAAGAAGTTTTCTAGACACTCCTTTGGTAAGAGCCTGAGAAAAAGGTTAACGTACCTTGGCATAAACGGTGGTAGCATTGGAAGTAAAAATGAGACCTTGTCCACTGAAACAGAACAGTTGTCAAGTTTCAATCTTTCAAAATCAGGAGAAgccttgatgttatgccttgttcTAGGCCCTCCCATTCTTATTTCAACCTTTTTTCCCAAAGCTTTTGCAGCAGCACTTGATTTTGCAGGGGTCTATGCCAACTGTTTCTTATTTGGCATCTTACCTCCATTGATGGCATGGATCTATCGCTACAATAACGTGAGAAG GGGCAAAGGTATGGGCAAGAGAAGAGTTGTTTTAGTTCCTGGAGGAAAAGGACCACTAGCAGTGCTCTTTGCTATTGCATTTTTCCTTGGATTCAGATTGCCAAGTTAG